In Symphalangus syndactylus isolate Jambi chromosome 9, NHGRI_mSymSyn1-v2.1_pri, whole genome shotgun sequence, the genomic stretch tcttGTTTGGAAACTTGAACTAAGCACtacttctgttgttgttgttgttattggggAAAGGGTGTGAAGGGGGATGGAGGGCCTTCCTGGAGCTGGGACTCAGCCCTTTCTACCAGAGAGGCAACAGGCCTGGGCCCATGAGGTCTTAGGCTAGTCCCTGCTGATTCCTGGGGCCTGGTTTTGCTCCTTTCGGAGGGGTTGGTGGGTAAAGTTCAGCCGTAGAAGCTGAACTCTGAATTGTAGATCAGGATTCTAATACTGGTTCTGTTAATGACTTTAGCCCCTCAGAACTTCAGTgccctcatatgtaaaatggaggTGACTACGGAGGTCTCTTGACTACTAGAGCATTAGGGATGTGTGCAAGGTGACATGCTCCAGACAAGGTTGAACGTTGAGGCTGTTGCTGGACTCTATTCAAGACCGGGCATAACAAACCTTGCTTGGGAAGATAGGAAAGGAGCTGTAGCGTCTTTGAGGAAAGAGGGGAGGGAAAATCTCGGCCCAATCGCCAGGCAATGTTAGGTCCAGTTTTCATGGCAACGGGATTGGGGTCAGTCCCCAGTGGGAGTCCTGGACACAACACAGCGGGACTACCAGAGAATATCACTATGGCAACCATGGCAACGAGTCAGCTCCAATCCACTAGTCGCTACTGTGACAGATGGGGGCGATTCTACGCCCTGGTGGGCAAACTGAGTCTCGGGTGAGGGTGAAGAATTCAGTGCGTGGTGTCTGAGTGATAATGCACGCGAAAAATAGCCTCCATCAGGCCGGGGATCTTCGGCGTGAACAGCTAAACCCAGAACAATCGCAGCCTTCGCCCTTCTCTAGGTCTGTGTTTCCCAGGGAACAACTTGATGCTCCGTTCGACCAAGTAACGCTGATTGGGTGAGTGTTGAATTGGGGGAGGGGATGGCCGGAAGTACATCCGGGGGAGCGGAACTGCAAGAGGAAAGGCTCGGGTAGGCTTCTGGGAGCGACCGCCCCGCTCGTCTCGTTGGTTCCGGAGGTCGCTGCGGCGGTGGGGAAATGCTGGCGCGCGCGGCGCGGGGCACTGGGGCCCTTTTGCTGAGGGTGAGAGCGAGGCAACCTTTCCAGAGGGTCGGGACAGAGATTACCTGGGTTCTCCGCTGGAAAAGAGTGACATTCCAACTTTTGGAGAGGACTGGGGTCAGAGGTCATGGTCCCCATGTGATTCTCTCTCCGAGGATCCTGAGGGTCGTGGTTTATGGAGATGCCTTCTGGACTGAGGGGCGGCGTGTCTGGCCAGATGGGATCTCTGCTCACCCTCTTCTTTCCTTCAGGGCCCTCTACTGGCTTCTGGCCGCGCTCCGCGCCGCTCCTCCTCTGGATTGCCCCGAAACACCGTGGTACTGTTTGTGCCGCAGCAGGAGGCCTGGGTGGTGGAGCGAATGGGCCGATTTCACCGGATCCTGGAGCCTGTGAGAAACCTCTTCTGCCCACCCTGGGCCAGCCAGATGACCAATCCCTCACGACATGGAGCGTCGGGAGGACCTCCTTTGGGCCTGCCCGCACTGTTAGCTCCCGACTCTGTAGGCCAGACCTGACAGGGCCCAGGCTGCTGACCATCATCCCCATGTTACCACCTTTTCCTATGCATCTCACAGGCCCCATTCTTGGGAATCTCCCCTGCCCACTCTCTCAGCCCTACCTCTCAGTCTGCATAGAGATGGCTAGTCTGCTGGCTCCGATTCTCATGACTCTCCCCTCCATTCAGGGGCCTAGTCTTGCATTCCTATTCTCTTGGGTTTTCCTACCAGTgacacctcagccttctgaggacTTATTTCTTGGTAGGAGCTGCTGCTTTTCTGGGCATGTTTCATGTGTTGACTCCCTACATACTCCAGGACTAGCTTAGGTCCCAACCCAATAGTTCCCAGCCTTCTGAGGACCCATGACTCCTCTTCCCAGGGTTTGAACATACTCATCCCTGTGTTAGACCGGATCCGATATGTGCAGAGTCTCAAGGAAATTGTCATCAACGTGCCTGAGCAGTCGGCTGTGACTCTCGGTGAGGGGTTCAGAGTGACATGGGTGCTCTGAGGCTATTGGGATGTGGTTGCTGTAGATCCAGAGCTTAGTAGAAAGAACTGGTTGGGACCTAGAGTCCTGACTTTCCTCGTTTTCTCTCCCGGTTCTACAGACAATGTAACTCTGCAAATCGATGGAGTCCTTTACCTGCGCATCATGGACCCTTACAAGGTATCTGTCCCCTACTTTATCCAGTCTTTTCAGTTGCCCTCTTCACTAAAATCTTGTGCCCAAGCTTCTTACACTATCCGTGTCCATCTCAGGCAAGCTATGGTGTGGAGGACCCTGAGTATGCCGTCACCCAGCTAGCTCAAACAACCATGAGATCAGAGCTCGGCAAACTCTCTCTGGACAAAGTCTTCCGGGTAAGCAGATCTGAGCCAGAGTTAGGGTTTGAAGACACAAACCTGACGCTCTTAATCTTTTCTGAAGGTCAAGATCAGTCCCAGGCCCTTCTCAGTGTAGGCCCTTGATAGGTAGGTTGAGGCTGTGGGGCTTACACCTCTTTTTCCAGGAACGGGAGTCCCTGAATGCCAGCATTGTCGATGCCATCAACCAAGCTGCTGACTGCTGGGGTATCCGCTGCCTCCGTTATGAGATCAAGGATATCCATGTGCCACCCCGGGTGAAAGAGTCTATGCAGATGCAGGTGGGGGCCAAGGAGAGGTGGGAAAAGGACCTCAGGGTGCTCCAGTCCCAGGAGGATCCAGACTTCCCTCCTGTTGTGATGGGTAGAGTTGCATGTCTATATGAGTTTCCCTTGGCTTGTTGATTGGGATTGTTGTGGGCTTCCAGGTGGAGGCAGAACGGCGGAAACGGGCCACAGTTCTAGAGTCTGAGGGGACCAGAGAGTCGGCCATCAATGTGGCAGAAGGGAAGAAACAGGCCCAGATCCTGGCCTCCGAAGCAGAAAAGGCTGAACAGATAAATCAGGCAGCAGGTCAGGAAAGGgtagaggctgagggaggagcaaGGCATGGGCCTTTGAAGATTGGTGCTGGGGCAGGATCTTTGGGGTACATTGACTTCATGGGTCAAGCAAGCTCTGTCCCTTCTCTTGCAGGAGAGGCCAGTGCAGTTCTGGCCAAGGCCAAGGCTAAAGCTGAAGCTATTCGAATCCTGGCTGCAGCTCTGACACAACATGTGAGAGGCCCCTGGGTGGGAATGGGGACAGGAATTGACAGTGGAAGGGGTTCTCTTATCTACACTTGAGGAGAGTTCTGCCTCTGTGGGCTCTGTTGAGGCAGATTACATGGTCCTTTTTATTGTGAACTGCTTTCTTCATTCCCCATCCACCCCTTCTCCGCATCTGTGATTTCTGATTTTTATCCCCCTGTGATCACAGAATGGAGATGCAGCAGCTTCACTGACTGTGGCCGAGCAGTATGTCAGCGCGTTCTCCAAACTGGCCAAGGACTCCAACACTAtcctactgccctccaatcctgGCGATGTcaccagcatggtggctcaggttAGAGCTCTCTGAGGACCCAGCACAGAACACTGGTGCCAGGGACCAAACTGAGAcccccaccaccatcatcaacacTTACATACCATAAAGGTCTTCAGAGTGCCTTGGCCTTGGACCTCCCTTCATTCTTTGTAGAGGTGGAATCTAAGAATGAAACATCTCCACTCAGTCCTGCAAATATGGAAGTTCTTGAGATACCTTTTTCTGGTAGACACTTGTGCTGGTATTCTGAGAGTCACTTTACTCTGATGGTTTGCAAGATTCCTAAAATCAACTCCAGAGCTTACAAGACAGGtttgagagagggagaaaggaaaaccaACTCACTGGCCCCCATGCCATCTTATCCCGTTTAGCCATTGGTAGGCTGGGCTGCACCTCTGTCAGGTGTCCTCATGGTAttctctctgttcctctcctCAGGCCATGGGTGTATATGGAGCCCTCACCAAAGCCCCAGTGCCAGGGACTCCAGACTCGCTCTCCAGTGGGAGCAGCAGAGATGTCCAGGGTACAGATGCAAGTCTTGATGAGGAACTTGATCGCGTCAAGATGAGTTAGTGGAGCTGGGCTTGGCCAGGGAGTCTGGGGACAAGGAAGCAGATTTTCGTGATTCTGGCTCTAGCTTCCCTGCCaagattttggtttttatttttttatttgaactttAGTCGTGTAATAAACTCACCAGTGGCAAACCAGAAACTGTCCTCTTTGATTGGGGAATGAAGTTGGGAAAGTCACTAGCATTTTCCTTGGATCCAGTCCTGTCAGCATGATTCATGCCTCCATGAATAAGAGTGAACTTCTTGTAAAGTGAAACTATCATTTTTGTCTTCAAGAGAAACTGTGGGATAGGGTGGAAGAGTTAAACCATATGTTCACTGAACTGCTGGCTGGGAAGTGAAGTCCCCTTCCTGCTAAGTGTGGGGCTGTGTGTTTGAGGCAGGTGTTTGGGGGTTTTTTCATGGGAAAGAAGTACTTTCATGAGAAAGTACTACCCTGCACTGGCATACTTAAAGGGTTTTCAGGGACTGAGGGTGctcctcattcatttattcaaaaacattGAATGTCTACCAAGTGCCAAGCTCATTACTAGACACTGGATTACAAAAATACCTGAAACCCAGTGGTCCCTGCTTTCACAGAATACAAGGTCAGGTAGGGAAGACAGACAGGAAAGTGATAaatgcggccaggcgcggtggctcaacacctgtaatcccagcactttgggaggccgaggtgggcggatcatgaggtcaggagattgagatcatcctggccaacatggtgaaaccccgtctactaaaaatacaaaaattagctgggcatggtagcatgtgccggtagtcccagttgcttgggaggctgaggcaggagaattgcatgaacctgggaggtggaggctgcagtgagccgagatcacaccattgcactccagcctggcgacagtgagactctctcCCCACTGAACTCAGGCTGGAAAAGTTAGCAAGTTTTCACCAAGTCAGGCCCTGGACTAGAATAAACAAAGGCTCACTGCTTGAGAGAAGTTGGCTGAAGGGTATAGTGTTAAGGGGGATGTGACTACGTGGCAAGGGCCAAGTCACAAGGAGTGAGATTCTTGTTGAAGGGGTTGGACATTATCCCTAGGGtaatagggttttttgtttgtttgtttgtttgagacagtgtctccctctgttgtccaggctggagtgcgatggcgtgatcttggctcactgcaatcttcgcctcccgggttcaagcaattctcctgcctcagcctccttagcagctgggattacaggcatgtgccaccatgcctggctaatttttttgttttttgtagagacggggtttcatcatgttggtcaggctgatgtcgaactccagacctcgtgatccgcccgcctgagcctcccaaagtgctgggattacaggcatgagccactgcgcccggcctatgaagggttttttttcccttcccatgaagaattttaagataaaacatcacattggccaggcacggtgactcatacctgtgatcccagcactttgggaggctgaggcgggaggatcacttgagcccaggagttgaccagcctgggcaacatggtaagaccctatctctacaaaaagaaaaaaagaacagtaatCACATTAATGTTTTAGTTAGAGTGGTCTTGCTGCAATGTGGAGAAGGGATAGTAGGGAGAGATAGGAGGCTGGGAGGACAGTGAGAAGGCTGCCTCAGTGATCCTGGAGAAGGGATGAGGCCTGAACTGAGATAAGGGGCTGTGGGGAACAAGGTGGAAGAATaactcaactttttaaaaaaattaacatattccTTTATTCGTTTGGTCAGTATGTGAACCTCAAATATATGCTAGGTGCTGAGGATAtcataatgaagaaaacaaaattcccTGACCTCAATGAGCTCACATTCTACTTGGAGGGGACAAACCATAAATACGTGTAGAACTTCAGATGCTGATGAGTTGTGCTATGGAAGAAATTAAGGAAGTGAGAAGGGAAATTTTTCCagggggtgtggtggtgggaggtgCTGTACTAGTAAAGTAGGAGATTCCAGGAAGCCTCGCTGATGTTACAGTTGAGCTTCCGTATGAAGGTGATGGAGATCCATTTCGGCATCGGGAACTGAGGCTGACAGAGGAGATGGCAAATGCAAAGGTTCTGAGGCAGAACTGCTGTGGATGGAACACAAGGAAGCAAAGAAGTGGCAGCTAGATGAATCAGAAGGGGAAGAGGCAGATGGTGTGCAGGGCCATGTAGAGCCAATGCAAGAACTTTTACTCTCAGATGAGAAACCAGTGgacaggttttctttctttttgagacagtctcactctgccgcctaggctggagtgcagtagcacgatctcagctcactgtagcctctgcctcctggcttcaagcaattctccggtcttagcctcctgactagctgggactacaggtacacatcaccacgcctggctaaattttgtaatttttagtagacttggggtttcaccgtgtcggccaggctggtctccaattcctgacttcaactgattctccagcctcagcctcccaaagtgctgggcttacaggtgtgagtc encodes the following:
- the STOML2 gene encoding stomatin-like protein 2, mitochondrial isoform X3, which encodes MLARAARGTGALLLRGLNILIPVLDRIRYVQSLKEIVINVPEQSAVTLDNVTLQIDGVLYLRIMDPYKASYGVEDPEYAVTQLAQTTMRSELGKLSLDKVFRERESLNASIVDAINQAADCWGIRCLRYEIKDIHVPPRVKESMQMQVEAERRKRATVLESEGTRESAINVAEGKKQAQILASEAEKAEQINQAAGEASAVLAKAKAKAEAIRILAAALTQHNGDAAASLTVAEQYVSAFSKLAKDSNTILLPSNPGDVTSMVAQAMGVYGALTKAPVPGTPDSLSSGSSRDVQGTDASLDEELDRVKMS
- the STOML2 gene encoding stomatin-like protein 2, mitochondrial isoform X1; this translates as MLARAARGTGALLLRGPLLASGRAPRRSSSGLPRNTVVLFVPQQEAWVVERMGRFHRILEPGLNILIPVLDRIRYVQSLKEIVINVPEQSAVTLDNVTLQIDGVLYLRIMDPYKASYGVEDPEYAVTQLAQTTMRSELGKLSLDKVFRERESLNASIVDAINQAADCWGIRCLRYEIKDIHVPPRVKESMQMQVEAERRKRATVLESEGTRESAINVAEGKKQAQILASEAEKAEQINQAAGEASAVLAKAKAKAEAIRILAAALTQHNGDAAASLTVAEQYVSAFSKLAKDSNTILLPSNPGDVTSMVAQAMGVYGALTKAPVPGTPDSLSSGSSRDVQGTDASLDEELDRVKMS
- the STOML2 gene encoding stomatin-like protein 2, mitochondrial isoform X2 codes for the protein MLARAARGTGALLLRGPLLASGRAPRRSSSGLPRNTVVLFVPQQEAWVVERMGRFHRILEPGLNILIPVLDRIRYVQSLKEIVINVPEQSAVTLDNVTLQIDGVLYLRIMDPYKASYGVEDPEYAVTQLAQTTMRSELGKLSLDKVFRVEAERRKRATVLESEGTRESAINVAEGKKQAQILASEAEKAEQINQAAGEASAVLAKAKAKAEAIRILAAALTQHNGDAAASLTVAEQYVSAFSKLAKDSNTILLPSNPGDVTSMVAQAMGVYGALTKAPVPGTPDSLSSGSSRDVQGTDASLDEELDRVKMS